In Centroberyx gerrardi isolate f3 chromosome 14, fCenGer3.hap1.cur.20231027, whole genome shotgun sequence, the genomic stretch ATTAGACAAATTGGACATtccaaaataaagtgcacaaagtaaagccaggttactcttctcttctttgctgactgatgTTCACTGCAAAGGGCttcacaatttgtcaatttacatTGGTGCAGTctctgttgcttatggagagccacaaaatgtgCACTCTGTAATGGGTGTGATTTATGTAAATAAATCACATCCATCCATAAaaagtaatgtgagtaaatgtaattagttacttccacccttgaccATTACACATGGCATTATGGAAGTTTGGGTGTTGTGAAGTGTTAGTTTGGGGGCCAATGACTACTGCTGAGTTCAGACCAATGGAGCTAATGCAAAGCACCAATGTCTTGTGCTTATTAAGTTTAGCTCAtcagtgttttcctcttttACAGACAAATCTTGACCAACATGGACCTTCAAGACCAGGATGAGATACAGATTTACTTTAATGGGGGTTCAAGCTTGGGAACATGGCCACTGTGATATTCAAAAGTCAGAAAATTGTCTGTTTGTAGTGTTTTTAACCACAGTCTCTGGCTGTTAACACCTGGCCTACAGTTGAAAATGACTGGAGCATTTACCCTCCGGCTGATTaatgtgcattgtccctgttaaataaataaattaaataaataaataagacatTTATTCTGAAATGTCATGACACCGTTTAGGCCAAACTGTTCACTTTCATTTCCCACTTTCATGTTTTCAAACTTGTAGTGACATGCTGACTGTGCTTTTGTAATCATTGATTGCTTCATAAACCTGACAAGTATCTATTGCACAACTTTGAATTATGTATTTCCTGTCTGACAGCTAATAAACTTAACAACTCTGAGAGAAAAAAGCTAGACACGGTCATTCCATGTAGTATGAACATCTGTTTTATTGTATGGTGTGTTGTACAAAGTTCTGTAAATTGACATCTCACACAAGTCTATATGCTCTTGAATCTGACAATAATGCAAATTGCGTATATTTAACAGAACGCGGGCCTAAATAGATACATAGATTAATTTGATATGATAAATTTGGTACACCATTATGTAACATCAGATCTCACCATTTCTATGGAAAAAATAGTGACATTATTGAACAGTTGGCCATACATACAAATGAGTTTGAACACTTCTTccaaatgttttattaaaacaCAACTACCCTGCTAAATAATTTTAGCTAAGACATAGTAAGATTTGTTAAAAACTGTACACAACTGTAATATACATAAAGGCAAACTCTTTGGTACAGGtatatacagtttattttcacttttttttcctttaaaatcgGGCTTCTTAACATGTCATCTTGTTGAAACCTTCCCAAACATTATATTCCTGAATTGTAATAAGTGTATGAGAATACCAGCCTCCCATGAGAATGAAAGATCTCCTTTATTACAATtgattgaccacactaaatacCAGGTGAAAATGGATTTTAATATGGCTACATATGACCTACATTATCAGACAGTGGATGTctcaaaaataaactaaaacaaatgattCTGTCTGGAGAAATGCTGTGTACATTACTACAGTCAGTGTAAATATGTCAGCCCAGTGTGCAACTTTCTAATACTACtgtacaaatacaaaatgtatGCCTTACATGTGTAATATAAGATAAAacatatcataaaaaaaaagaacacagcaCTAATGAAATTGTAAGAGAAAAAGTGGATACCAAGTTTTCTTGGGGACAAAACTGACCAATAAAGGCTACATATCCTTGATTTGTTTGGGTTTTAGTGCAGGAGTGAAACCAAACAAGGATGAGTCACTAGCATTACAATAACAGGTTTGCTTAATTGGGTGGGTGAACGGAGCACAGCAGTTTGAGCCAACATGACCACAAAGTAATACAACCCACTGGATTCCTGACGTCATCAGCACAAGGGAAGAGAGGAACCAACAAATACAAAGCAAACATACATAGAAGCATTACCtcaataacaagaacaacgtAAGAAAtccaaaacaatgaaacaaaaagagaaataaatattcATCCGATATGCCCAAACTGGAAAGTGATCTGTTGCAgtctctggagagagagggagggaagggaggtgCAATGTTTGGAGGGCTCCACTAGAGGGCTCCACTAGAGGGCTCCACTAGAGGGCGAGCCACGGGTGGCGCAGGCACTCTGCCGCCGTGGCTCTCTTCTCGGGGACGAGCTCCAGCATGGGAAGCAGAAAGTCAGTGAAGCAGTCGGCTTCTTCGCTGGGCCACTCGTACTTGTCGACCAGCACCTCCAGCAGGCCCCAGGGCTTCAGCTTGGTGATGTGCTTCAGATCACctgcagacagccagacagcGCTACATCACACAGCCATGCAACACCACAAACCTTCACCCACAGTGATACTTCTCAATGTGCTAGGGCACTCTGGACAGCAAGTTAGTCTATGCAAGCATCACACGTGTACATAATATAAATGTGTCGAAATATCTAGGCAGCACAAGCATGACATTCTTTGAATTTTAACAGATGTGTGAAAATACTTTATGATTAAAGTGCAAAGGCATTGTTATGAAGTAGGGCTGGATCCTAcgaaggacagacagaaagcttTCATTATATCAAAGAGAAGCAAGTGATGATCTTGACAcggacacttttttttttttacctttcttgGTGAAAAAGTCCTTGGAATATTTGCCCGCCACTATGAGTTTGCGTGGGACAGTCCCCAGCAGCTCAATGATCAACGCTATATGGTCTACGCAGCAGAGCCGCCCAGCAGACGGTTGcaatggggaggggaggggaggggagaggtgagggggggcaGACAAGACAAACAACAGATTCATCAGACAGTGTCCCAGTCACTGGCCCACtctgggtgtgtgggtggagggCCGAGGAGAAGAGGGGTCAGGTTgacagcacacagacacagacagtttGTTGTGGAGTTTGGATGTGCAGACCGAGGAAATCAGGCTAACACACACTGCCACCAGACATTATAAGGAGTTTTATGCTCCCAGCATTCATCTAAACCAATAGGTTCTTAAACGTTTTCCAGCCCAGGATCCAGAATCAATATTGTCAGTGTTGCCATGGGAGTCAGGCTCATTAATACAACCTTCTGCTCTAATGGGGACCAAAAGCAACAGGTTTGCGACCCAATTTGAGTCTCAGTCCACAGCTTAAGAAACCTTAACCTAAAAGGGCTGATGCCTCCGAAACACCCAATAACCCTTTGGGTGGGACACCAGCAAAATTCTCCCATTGCCTGACCCTACAATTGATTAGGATCGGCAGATTGACTGTAAATATGAGATCAGTGAGTCTACTGGTGATGGGTCTGTTCATATACTTCAATCCAGTCTTGAAGCAGAAGATTTAAGTCGCTCACATCATGTTTGCTACCAAAGCAGTGTTTCATGTTATCTCCTACTCGtaaaaaatatcaaattcaTAACATCTCTAAGTAAAGGTTCTTTTATGAATTAATGTATTGAATTCAAGATGATTACTTATTCATTTCCTTCTGTTTATACTAAATCTATACATTTAACGAGAAGCATCTTAGAGTGGTTAATAAACATACATGTCTCGGCCATTGGGTGTAGTCTCGGCCATTTCATCATACAAGAATTGTTCATTATATCAAAAAATCCCAATCAAAGCACAAAAATCATCACAAAGGTTATGTTATCAAGGCCATAATCAGTGGCAGTGGGGTGTTGTAGCGAGTAGGGAGACCTTCTTCACACAGACGATCCAGGTTCAAGCTCTCATGTTGGCCGCCcggctgaagtgtccttgagtaaacacactgaaaccctACAAGTGCTGCTGTAGCTGACCTTACACTCTGACCTCCCTATGGAGGGGAACAGATCAAACGAGAATTTCCCCTACAGGGATCAACACAGtttcacattattatcattatttttagtCAAGTCCTCCAGTTACATCTGAGCAGCTACGTACGTCTGTCAGGTAATGTTTGGCAGAATTACTGACACTTAAATTAACGTCTGATGGCGCTGTTTGCAGTAGCTGACATTTATTGGTCTGTGTTTATTATGCAATGTGTCCATCAGCCTGCACACACCAACAACCTTAATGTGTCCGAAAGTGCTGTCAgggaccctctccctctctgcctctccctccctcccactgctCCCACGGCAGGCCACAGACACAGGGTGGCATACCTCTCTTGGTGAAGTATTCCTGTGAGAATTTCCCACTCAGAGCATAATGGCGCGGGATTTTGCCAAGCAACTCAATTACGAGAGCAAGGTGGTCTGGAAATGAGGCacatcagaggaggagagagaggagagaggagagaaaagcaagagggaaagggaggggaaagaaacaGTCGTAGGGGAACAGATTGGAGAGAAGACAACAGCGAACAGATGAGATAGCAAATAGAGGGggcaggagagagatggaaaaagagagtcATGTGGAACAACGTATTAGGACAAATGGAGAATGATAGCCTAGTATGACATGAAGCACACGTATCAGAAGACAAAGGCTATTACAGTCTTCTGAACAGAGATGGGCCACACAGTTTCTTACAACATAAACcaaaaagatggaaaatgtaaGATGGAAATAAATGAGTAAGGTTTAAGGCACAACCATCAAAGCCAtataaactaaaacaaactcATACAGCAGATTAAGTGGGGCAGGGTAAGAGATGAGTGAAAAATCCAATCAAGCCAATTAATTCATGCTACAGAGAAAGCAGTGGTATAATGTTAAGCGAAGAGGTGAAGGGTTCATGTACTGCAAGTGAAAAAGCTGAAGAAACTGAAGACTAAATCTCAGCACATCAGTACAGAAACCTCAAGCTAAGCAGCCGGGCAAAGTTAACATAAATAAACCataacaaggaggaggaggaggaggaaaggtgaaaagtgagtgaggaagagatggaggaagatgaGTAAGGGAGTGGGGAGATGGGCCCATCTTCAGTGGTGCCAGAAATGTGGCCCCATGTTAGAGGGGAAATAGACACAGGAATGCTGGTACTCAACATCACATGATtgaattctgtttccttagagctaaATTTCTTGTTTCGTAAACATTGTAAACTGGAAACCATTTGAAATCACTGTAATGGAGTACCTCATTTAAGTGTTAAACACTGAAAAAATTAAACTAAGGGAAGCACGCTGTGCAAGACTGCACAGTAATGTGTAGTCAGATACATAAATTGCCATGCCTACTGTGAAACTCTTACTAGCTGCATGGATATTTAAGTTATTCATAATGACAATTAAAACAACAATGAGGGCCAATGTAAAGGAAAAATCAATATTCATGGAGCTTTTCACAGTAGGCATTACAGTTAAAAGTGGCCACAAACGCAGCACAATTCTTATCTGTGtactttgtattttaaaaagacTACTGAATAGGCTATAACACAAAGAACTAATTCTACACAATTACAATTGGATAAAATATAGAATGGGCAGGAACAGGAAGTCCAGCAATACCTTCATCCCTGGAATAATCTTCGCCAGAATGTGGTTCAAATAAGTAGTCCCCCGTGGCCAGCTCAAAGGCCTGAGGAGACAgcagagataaacagagacaaCATAATCACCGGATACAGACAccgcagtgtgtgtggggggaccAATATCTATCACAACTGAATACATAATGAGCTCTCCCATCACCACCTCCATGTCATTTAAGTTTAGGATATTATTGGCGTAcgattttttttcacattctgatATGATGCAAATAGTCGATCGTCAGCACAATCTCACCATGCAGGCTGTGCTCCATATATCGGCTGGTGTGCTGTATCCAGCGCCGATAAGCACCTCTAAGGATCGGTACTGCCGTGTCTGGATGTCTTCTGTAAAGTGCTTgtgctgagagagggagatagagggaaaaaaatcccaACCCTAAATAACAGGCACTGGGCAGAATCCAAAAACATGTATAAGTAACAGAGCCCACAGACCCTGTTCCCAAGGTGTAGGAATGCATTACTATCAACTGTGAAAGGGAGTGTGTAGGCTCCATTTCCAGTGTGCAGGCTCTATTTTCTCCATAGAGGTAGATTGAGGGCAATGATAACTGTGTGCTACCATTTCTACCATAACATTACTAATAATATATcaataatcaaacaaacaataatCAAACAAAGAGCTGGAAGGTCAGAGTATTCATATTGAGGTAGGTAGAAGACATTGGATGTGTCCCTAGCTGGAAGGCTTCGGCCTTAATCAGGAAATCCCTCAGGTCATTAGCAGACTACTCACCACCCAGCAGGCATTTCCCAAGTCTGCAATCTTGACCTTGATCTTGTCTGCATTGACTGGTTCAAGGGGGTTGACTAGCAGGGCTCCCGCTGCTTGCTTACCTACATCATCAGagccgggagagagagagagagataagcacAGCCTGAACATCTGCTAAAAGAGGACTCGATCTTACAATCAATATTTCAAAGTTCACATGGCTCAGCTATTACAAAACCTCCAAGGCAGCCCCAGCCAGAGCAAACAACAAGCACAAAACCTGTCCAGAGTTAGCAGATGTAATGCTGGTGGGCGACTGACCGTTTCTCAGGGCCTCCTGGGTTTCATATTGACAGTCAGGCTGctcctctatctcctcctgACACCTGCTGTGCtccagctctccctcctccagcccaCCAGGAGGTCGTCTCTCAGTCACCCCACTGCTGTACGCTCCTCTGCCTTCAGTCTCAGTGTCCAGCTCCTCGAGCTCGGCAGAGTCCACGCCGTTACAGATGGGGTGAAGAGGGGACTCGCTGTGCTGCTCCTCCTGAGTGCCGCATTCCTCTGTGGGCTCTGTGTTGCCATTGTGTTGGTCTTCGTCCCTCCACTGGgcctgcctctcctccacctccacatgGGAGAGGCCGTTACAGTTGACCTCTGACAGCCCCTCTGGTCCTGCCCTCATCAGGTCtgcattcacacattcaaaaaAAGAGGATCTGCATTTACACTGCTATCCAAAAATGGACAGGAGAGGGCATAATTCTGCTCAAATTACTCATTCCAGAGATTTAAGTACTGTATTATGGCTACAACGGAAGTTTAACCAATAGGATTAAAAACACAGGAAGCACATATTCCTCCTCTGTGATGCTGGCTACTCACCTGCTGTTTCCTCATTTCCTATGTCCAGAAGAGACACCTGTCTGAGGGGGGCGCAGGCTCGTGCCTTGGGAGACTGTgggtcctcctcctcatcctcttcctcgtcctctcgTGTCTCTGGAACCTTTTCCATCTCCTCCAGGTCCATGATGCATTTTTCCAGCAGCTCCGCCTGACGTTTCTGcttcttttttaatttcttcttcttgttcttggaCATTTTTACTGCCTGTGAAGAGGAGGACAGCAAACAGAGGAAGGCTCAGATTCCAAGTTGCATATTTGTGGGACTGCTATACATGTGTGTTTTACTAAAAATTTGGGAGGCTGATATCctacacaaaaaataaataatgaaaggGTTGTAACTTACTTGTTTTGGTGCAGGCGCTGTGCTTACTGAAATGAGAGTATCAAGTGAGTACAAAGTATCATCAAACTGTGCTCATAAATGTACatataaatgtgtatgtgtagccCATACTTGCTGATCCGGAGGGAGGAGGCGCCCCAGCCTTCTGCCACTCTGTGGCCTCTGCTGCCAGCCTCCTGATATACGGCTCGTCGACGCTCATCAGGATATTCTCCGGCTTGATGTCTGTGTGAATGATCTGACACTTTGTGTGCAGGTAATCCAGGCCTTGGAGAACCTGGGAAATGCAAACATGGAAAATTAGTAACTGTTACGGGTTTACTTCAATACTTTTAAAACGTTGGAAACACATCATtgtatttaaagaaaaaagaaagtgctCACAGGTACACATTTATTGGTTATTTTAAAATGGCTTCAAGCGTGACTAGGCCAATCAGATATGAGGACCAGTCCTATCCGTTTCATAAAGGTCTGCTAATGTTTAGGAATATAGAGGACCAAGTCTGCCACATCtatcaatcaattaattaatcaatgcctacagaaaagggaaaataaatgaatgaatcaataaataaaagcacaaagagaaaataaatgaattagaTAAATGCATAAAGAAAGTGAGCAATAAATACTTCAATgtcaatttttcttttttgtttttaatgcatgAATTGTGCGTTTTATTGCTGCAGTTAGATTTATTTACGTTGAATATGTATGACGGTGCGTCAACCAAACCCTTGTGGGTTGTACCTGACTCAACAAGCACAGGTACAAATGATGACTCGGTACAGTCAAATGATAGCTAGAGACTTCTGGCAAATGAAGCCTGAAGTAATGCCTTGCCTGATTATTTGCTTTTTCACATGGAGTTACTGGCTGAGAATTTGTGTTGTTAGCTGCAGCAACATGTGGTCTGCTGCCTCATGGAGCAGCTGGGAAATTGATCGCCTCTCTGCTGCCATTTTCTCCATGTGGCTGCAGGACACAATCCTCCAAAAGTGTCCGTAAGTGGCCGAATCTTCACCGACAGTGTTAGGTTGATTACTACTCTTGAATCTTATACCATGCACACCAATTCCCCTTATTAGCATATGCTGATGGGAAAATAAATCGAAATGTGACAATATatgagtaaataaatatatgaatgaaaaatatatttacttCGTATTTGtgaatagaaaatattttccttTCCAGTTAGGAATAAAttcatttgtttctttatttagttatttattaattcattcataCTTATATTGATTTAtcaatgtattcattcatttatttgccCTTTTCTATGTGCATTGATTGATTTGTCAGAATTGGTCCTCTATACAGGAAGACCAAAAGACATTTGTCGGTGACAGAACCTTGACGGG encodes the following:
- the srpk1a gene encoding SRSF protein kinase 1a, yielding MERKVLALQARKKRAKAKKSSKKQTTHPRAQQQPQPEASPQEPEEEILGSDDEEQEDPNDYCKGGYHHVKIGDLFNGKYHVIRKLGWGHFSTVWLAWDIQVKRFVAMKVVKSAEHYTETAVDEIKLLRSVRNSDPDDPNREMVVQLLDDFKISGVNGTHVCMVFEVLGHHLLKWIIKSNYQGLPLPCVKSIIRQVLQGLDYLHTKCQIIHTDIKPENILMSVDEPYIRRLAAEATEWQKAGAPPPSGSAISTAPAPKQAVKMSKNKKKKLKKKQKRQAELLEKCIMDLEEMEKVPETREDEEEDEEEDPQSPKARACAPLRQVSLLDIGNEETADLMRAGPEGLSEVNCNGLSHVEVEERQAQWRDEDQHNGNTEPTEECGTQEEQHSESPLHPICNGVDSAELEELDTETEGRGAYSSGVTERRPPGGLEEGELEHSRCQEEIEEQPDCQYETQEALRNGKQAAGALLVNPLEPVNADKIKVKIADLGNACWVHKHFTEDIQTRQYRSLEVLIGAGYSTPADIWSTACMAFELATGDYLFEPHSGEDYSRDEDHIALIIELLGTVPRKLIVAGKYSKDFFTKKGDLKHITKLKPWGLLEVLVDKYEWPSEEADCFTDFLLPMLELVPEKRATAAECLRHPWLAL